The genomic window GGTACGACATTCATGTTACCGGACAAAAAGCTCACGCAGGTAGAACTTTTGAAGCTGGTGTAAATGCCTGCGGACAGCTAAGTTCCCAACTTCATGAAATAAATAAGCTAACAAACTTAGATAAAGGAATAACTGTCAACATCGGGAAAATATCAGGTGGTGATACTTATAATGTCGTGAGCGACGAAGCATATGGTCAATTAGATATTAGATTCTCGACATTCGAAGATCGAGATCATATTTGTGGTCAAGTCGAAGAACTTCTAGAAGACTCTAGTTTCGATGCAAATATCAAATTCAATGTGGTCGACGATTGTCCACCATTTCCAAAAAACAATACAACAAAAAATATTATTAATGAATATCTCGACATTATATACGAGTTGGAAGGAAGGAGAGTGTCTGCGATAAGTGTCGGTGGAGCATCTGATTGTAATCATTTTAGCTCTTCTGATAGTTTTATTATAGATGGTCTAGGTCCAATAGGTGGCGGTATGCATACTGACAGCGAGTTTATTGATCTAAAAAGTTTAAGAACTCGGGCAGAGGCAGTTGATAAATTACTGATGAGACTACAAAGAGTGTAAAAAAATATAAGGATTAAAAATGGAAATAAAAAAATATTTACCAAAAGAATTAAAAACAGCAGAAGTTCAAGAGTTAACAGAATTTTTATTTGTTAATCTTGATGAATTTAGAGACTCCAGAGAAGATATCTTGGAGTGCATTAACTACGTTGATTCGAGTCACTATGGTGGGAGCATTTACCTTTGTCGAGAAGAGGGGCGCTTACTTGGAGCAGTTGTTGTTAACAATACAGGAATGAAGAGATTTATTCCTGAGCATATCCTTGTTTATATTGCAGTGGATGAGAACTGTAGAGGAAAGGGAATTGGAGGAAAGTTACTATCTGCTGTTAAAGAAGATTTGAGTGGATCAATTGCTCTGCATGTTGAACCACATAACCCGGCCAAGAAGCTCTACGAGAGGGAAGGATTCACAAATAAGTACTTAGAAATGAGGTTCGCACAATAAATGGCACATATAAAACTTTATCGAGAGAGACTTAAGAAGAATTATGATGAATTAAAAAAGATTCTTGAGCGTGAAAAAATTGAGTGGGGAATTGTAACAAAGCTTTTGTGTGGAAATGAAAAGTTTCTTGAAGAAGTTATTAATCTTGGAAACCTCGAGCTTCATGATTCTCGCATTACTAATTTGAAGCGAATTAAAAAAATAAATAATGAAATTCAAACTGTATACATAAAGCCTCCCGCAAAGAGATATGTTAAGAGTATTGTTGAGTTTGCAGATGTCAGTTTAAATACAGAGCTTGAGACGATTCTCTTATTGAATGAAGAAGCACGCCGACAATCTAAAGTTCACAAAATTATTATTATGATTGAGCTAGGAGATTTGAGAGAGGGGATTTTAGGAAGTGAACTTGAAAATTTTTATTCAAAAATATTTGAACTCAAAAATATAGAAATTGTAGGGCTGGGAAGCAATTTTAATTGTCTAAATGGCGTGATGCCTAGCCAAGATAAGTTAATTCAGTTATCCCTCTATAAAAGCTTGTTGGAAGCACGATTTAATAAATCGATTCCATTTGTCTCAGGAGGATCAACTGTTGTTCTACCTCTCATTAGAAAGAAGACTGTCCCAAAATCTATAAATCACTTCAGAATTGGAGAAGCATTGTATTTTGGGAAAGATCTTATGTCTGGAAATACATTCTCTAACATGAGAGATGATGTTTTCGAACTCAATGCACAAATTATTGAATTAATGAAAAAGCCGATGACTCCATTTGGGGAGTTTGGTGAGAACCCATCGGGTGACATGTATGAACCCTCTGAAGATGAAGTCGTTAGCGAAAGTTATCGAGCGATTATTGATGTCGGACTGTTAGATGTTAATCCAAGCTTTATATTTCCACATGA from Bacteriovorax sp. Seq25_V includes these protein-coding regions:
- a CDS encoding M20/M25/M40 family metallo-hydrolase, encoding MDTKNNSLDLLIKLLNIDSKTRNVAGVNKVQSIVESQLKELGFQIKRHSNAEYGDLLVAEFKGMKKEFITMICHADTVFSPLTDNVHSELSDERLYGPGVIDDKGGICVILSAVKSFLKYNSSLIYGLRIVSSPNEEIGSVGFHEKFNELKKDSPIILGFEPSNEKGDIIVGRKGNRWYDIHVTGQKAHAGRTFEAGVNACGQLSSQLHEINKLTNLDKGITVNIGKISGGDTYNVVSDEAYGQLDIRFSTFEDRDHICGQVEELLEDSSFDANIKFNVVDDCPPFPKNNTTKNIINEYLDIIYELEGRRVSAISVGGASDCNHFSSSDSFIIDGLGPIGGGMHTDSEFIDLKSLRTRAEAVDKLLMRLQRV
- a CDS encoding GNAT family N-acetyltransferase yields the protein MEIKKYLPKELKTAEVQELTEFLFVNLDEFRDSREDILECINYVDSSHYGGSIYLCREEGRLLGAVVVNNTGMKRFIPEHILVYIAVDENCRGKGIGGKLLSAVKEDLSGSIALHVEPHNPAKKLYEREGFTNKYLEMRFAQ
- a CDS encoding alanine racemase gives rise to the protein MAHIKLYRERLKKNYDELKKILEREKIEWGIVTKLLCGNEKFLEEVINLGNLELHDSRITNLKRIKKINNEIQTVYIKPPAKRYVKSIVEFADVSLNTELETILLLNEEARRQSKVHKIIIMIELGDLREGILGSELENFYSKIFELKNIEIVGLGSNFNCLNGVMPSQDKLIQLSLYKSLLEARFNKSIPFVSGGSTVVLPLIRKKTVPKSINHFRIGEALYFGKDLMSGNTFSNMRDDVFELNAQIIELMKKPMTPFGEFGENPSGDMYEPSEDEVVSESYRAIIDVGLLDVNPSFIFPHDEAIKIIGASSDMIVLDLGNNKKKYSVGDDLKFNLKYMGALSLINSKYIDKTVS